Part of the Sulfobacillus acidophilus DSM 10332 genome, ATATGTTTGGGTTGTTGGTTAACGACGAATCTAACCGACTCCTGGGTTATATCCCCAGGGGTCGGTTTGGTAGAAAGGTTGGGACATTATGATAGCACGTCTTCTCTCCGTGTTTTTAGATTATAAATGCAATTATCAGTGCGCGCATTGTAGTGTAGAAAGCGGGCCAAGAATATCTAATCCAATGTCTCGGGCGGTGTTTGAAAAGTTATTGGAAGGTATTCCAGAACTGCCCAACCTAAATGTCGTGGTCTTTACGGGAGGAGAGGCAACATTACGTAAACCGCTGTTATTGGAAGGTATCTCGCGTGTTCATCAAATGGGTAAACGAACAAGGCTAGTTACCAACGGATGGTGGGCAAAAAATCCTCAAAAAGCCCGAGCATTTGTCAAAGAATTGCGCGAGTCGGGGTTAGATGAAATCAATACGAGCTTCGATGATTTTCATGCACCATATACCACAATAGAGCACATTGGAAATCTCATTTTAGCGGCAATGGACCACGGGCTGACAATCGGGGTTGGTGTCATTGTTGGATCAAATGTTCATTACGATGTCGTTCGTGTTAAACAGGAACTAGCAGAATATTGCCATTTATCCTTAGAGGATTTAACAACGCATGTTGCCTTTTTAGAAGATTACGCGACGCCAACCGGACGAGGCGAATTGCTATCTATTGATGATATTCCCGAGTTGGATAAAACCTATTTATCCTGCCCGGAGATTGTCAAAACCCTTTCTGTTCATCCTAATGGCGATGTGAAAGTATGTTGTGGGCACGCGATGTTTACCGCAAGAGATTTAACCGCAGGCAACTTATTAAATCATTCGTTGCCGACAATCGTGGAACGTGCCCAGCATAATATATTTTATTGGTGGCTTCATATGCATGGGCCTCGAAAAATTTTGCACGACATCGGTGTAAATAATCATTATACCAGTATCTGCCATGCATGTAATGATTTGTTAGTTAATCATCTGGATGAAGCCGTGGATTATCTTAAAACGCACCAAGAGTACATTTGGGTCAATCAAGTTCTTTTAAGTGATGCGTTCAAACGACAACTGACAGTTATTCAAAAGTCCCGTCCTGATTTATTATCGTCATAGTTCGAAGAACGATATAATGCAATTGACTTATTGAGGGGATAGCTGGATATCAGTGAGCGGTACAGAGAGGAGAAAAGAATTGCTGGAGTTTCGCCACGTGGATGCCGGGTATGGGAGGCATCGGGTTCTTGTCGATGTGACCATGCATCTCGATGCTGGCTTTCATATTGTGTTGGGCCCTAATGGCGCGGGAAAAACTACGTTATTCCGGGTGGGGGCCGGCATTTTACCTCCGCAGGCGGGGACGGTTGCCATTGAGGGACGCGATCTTTTTCAGAATCCGGCGGAAAAACGGCACGTGGCATATTTGTCTCACCGCCCGGCGCTCGCCAGCGACTTGACCGTGCGGGACAACTTGGAGTTTTGGGGGCGCGTGTTAGGGCTATCGGCTCCAGAACGCCGGGCGGCTGTGGCCGATGTCGCCGAAGCGCTCGACCTGCACGACCTTTTAACCCAAAAAGCGGGGACGTTAAGCCGGGGGCAAAGCCAGCGAGTTGCCATCGCCCGGGCGCTTTTGGGTCACCCCCGCGTCTTTTTTTTGGATGAGCCGACTACCGGGCTGGATCCGGACGCAGGGAGGGCGCTTCGGCAACGCCTGCAACAGCTGGGTCGGGACATGGCATTGACGATTATTTTTTCCACGCACAATTTGGCTGAAGCCCAGGAATTGGCACAAGATGTTGTGGTGTTACAACAGGGGCGCCTTATCGCCCGAGGCGATCCGAATGAACTCGCGCAAGCTCTGGCATCGGCGCGAAAAATTGGTTTTCGCCTGGCCGGAGATCCTCGACCAGTGTTTCAGCAATTGGGCTATCAGATAGCCTCTCAAGAAAATGACCAATGGGTGATTGAGGTGCAGTCGGACGACGAAGTCGGGGCGATTGTGAAGGCGTTGGTGGCCAGCGGGGTAACTGTGTTAAGCGCCGCTCCGTTGGAAAATTCTCTCGAACACATCTATTTTTCCATACGGAGGAAGGAACATGACTAATTCGGCGTGGCATTTAGCAGGGGTCTTGCTCTGGCGGCAATGGCGGGAACAAAGCCGGCGGCTAGTATGGATGCCAGTTGGGTTTGCCCTGGTCCTGGGTGCCATCACGGTGTTGGCCTTTTCGGTCCCCGGCGTATTGACCCCGCTTACGCGGCGCGCCCTCGATACGGCGATGACTTTATATTTTCATCGGATTCACGGCGCGGTGGCGCTCGGTCTCGCGTTTCTCGTCTTTCAAAGTCCTTATTTTATCGCTCTCTTCGCCTCGTTAACTGGAAGCCAAATTGCCCAAGCCAGTATTGGAGGAGAATGGGTCCGCGGTGGGTTTGAGCTCCTCCTTAGCGCACCGTACCGGCCGCAAGTGTTATATGTGGCCTTTTTGGTGAGCGACCTTCTGTTGACGATTTGGGGATTCGTGTGGCTAGCTGCGGTGAGCCTTGGGGTGTCTTTGGGGGTGTTAGTCGCGATGGGCGTCCACCTGGTGAGTTTGCCGCGGCAATATTTTGTGATGGCCTTAGTATTGCCGTTACCGATTGCGCTGTTCGCCAATTTGATTGCACTGACGTTAACGTTCATGTTTCCCAAGTTGGCGCAGATACGCGCAGGAGGCACGGCTAATGTTATTCAAACCTTGGCAATTTTGCCAGCGGTTTTGCTCATTTTTGTGGTCACGCTTCACCCGGCCATTCACCCTATGCGGGTTGCTGAATATGCGATCGCAGCCGGAATTATTGGAGCCCTCGGGCTCGTCACCCTTTTGCGGCGATGGTTTAACGTGGAAACCTTGTTAGAAACCTAAACAACCACGCCTGATACGAACGGATTGGTCCTTTTTGATTAACACGTTCTCTTGGGATTTACTCATCGTTTGTGACCAATTAATTCTACCGGTGCTAGTGAGGAATAAAGTGGACCTTATTTTCAAGAGGGATTTTTAACCCTCAAATTATGGCTATTTTTTTCCTGTGGGCATCATCGGGGGCTTTACTATCCTCTTTGGTGAAGGCCTGTTGGTCGTTAAACAAGGTTCAGCCCGAAGGGCCGTTTGAGGAGCAATAAGAATCTCAGGACATATCACCGATAGTACGGAGACGGCAAGAGTTTGAGATATCATTTTATTCCGTCGATTCGTTACGTAATTCTGACTACCTTACATGGAGCTAGATCAGGTCCTGAAGTTGGTGTGGGTATGATGGCAATCACGCCCCGGGGTGCGGCGCAGGGGCGTCTTCCCTCAAAAATAAAAGTACTTGAACGGGGTTTCGTTGCCTCAAAATAAAAGGTCTTTGAAAATCGTATCATAGAGGGACCTCGTGCGGGGTTTCGAGGGGCATGGGGTCCCACAACCGGTTTTGGAGCCGTAGCAAATCGCGTCGAATCGCGGCGGGATTGAGCGACGTGTACTGCGCCGTTAAGACCGCTTTCTGTGCCGGAGACACAAGCGTATCCGGCAGCGCCAGGACCCGTTGGTAGGGAGTTTGGGCCTGATCATAGCGGCGGTAGGTGCGGGCTCCCCGACGCTCTTTGGCCACGGTCTTTTGTAACGGTTGAAAGAAATGGGTATAGAGGCGGAGGGTGGCATAGAGGTCGTTCAGCCATTGCACCTGTTCGGCCCCCTCATAGCGTAGATAGCCGACGAAGCGCCGCACCACCGACCAGTT contains:
- a CDS encoding Radical SAM domain protein (PFAM: Radical SAM superfamily~COGs: COG0535 Fe-S oxidoreductase~InterPro IPR007197~KEGG: pai:PAE0289 metallo cofactor biosynthesis protein, conjectural~PFAM: Radical SAM~SPTR: Metallo cofactor biosynthesis protein, conjectural), encoding MIARLLSVFLDYKCNYQCAHCSVESGPRISNPMSRAVFEKLLEGIPELPNLNVVVFTGGEATLRKPLLLEGISRVHQMGKRTRLVTNGWWAKNPQKARAFVKELRESGLDEINTSFDDFHAPYTTIEHIGNLILAAMDHGLTIGVGVIVGSNVHYDVVRVKQELAEYCHLSLEDLTTHVAFLEDYATPTGRGELLSIDDIPELDKTYLSCPEIVKTLSVHPNGDVKVCCGHAMFTARDLTAGNLLNHSLPTIVERAQHNIFYWWLHMHGPRKILHDIGVNNHYTSICHACNDLLVNHLDEAVDYLKTHQEYIWVNQVLLSDAFKRQLTVIQKSRPDLLSS
- a CDS encoding heme exporter protein CcmA (PFAM: ABC transporter~TIGRFAM: heme ABC exporter, ATP-binding protein CcmA~COGs: COG1131 ABC-type multidrug transport system ATPase component~InterPro IPR003593:IPR005895:IPR003439~KEGG: tmr:Tmar_0471 ABC transporter~PFAM: ABC transporter-like~PRIAM: Sulfate-transporting ATPase~SMART: ATPase, AAA+ type, core~SPTR: ABC transporter ATP-binding protein;~TIGRFAM: ABC transporter, haem export, CcmA); this translates as MLEFRHVDAGYGRHRVLVDVTMHLDAGFHIVLGPNGAGKTTLFRVGAGILPPQAGTVAIEGRDLFQNPAEKRHVAYLSHRPALASDLTVRDNLEFWGRVLGLSAPERRAAVADVAEALDLHDLLTQKAGTLSRGQSQRVAIARALLGHPRVFFLDEPTTGLDPDAGRALRQRLQQLGRDMALTIIFSTHNLAEAQELAQDVVVLQQGRLIARGDPNELAQALASARKIGFRLAGDPRPVFQQLGYQIASQENDQWVIEVQSDDEVGAIVKALVASGVTVLSAAPLENSLEHIYFSIRRKEHD
- a CDS encoding hypothetical protein (KEGG: dpt:Deipr_2647 hypothetical protein~SPTR: Putative uncharacterized protein), with protein sequence MTNSAWHLAGVLLWRQWREQSRRLVWMPVGFALVLGAITVLAFSVPGVLTPLTRRALDTAMTLYFHRIHGAVALGLAFLVFQSPYFIALFASLTGSQIAQASIGGEWVRGGFELLLSAPYRPQVLYVAFLVSDLLLTIWGFVWLAAVSLGVSLGVLVAMGVHLVSLPRQYFVMALVLPLPIALFANLIALTLTFMFPKLAQIRAGGTANVIQTLAILPAVLLIFVVTLHPAIHPMRVAEYAIAAGIIGALGLVTLLRRWFNVETLLET